One part of the Magallana gigas chromosome 5, xbMagGiga1.1, whole genome shotgun sequence genome encodes these proteins:
- the LOC105323215 gene encoding glutamate receptor ionotropic, kainate 3 — translation MEFNQAVLLVFVELCLWQMARHQRCQKSLSGESFVFYEGVLNRHESEGDVTDTLRNDLAKATDLNISAIEKCFKFNKQIDIKVLSDLQIKTLGWTNIEEAIKTAMENQGDANKDLNVIIGPFYVNVAMIAERMGIPYIITDYKGFDWIDVNRVRNHVTWKTMLDLKPPSHQVNMAVVDMMKAYGWNLAIVVKPDDQTSDQECNDMLAQMMKREISPIAYSLDVTSREKMEEQTSELLRTAQLLNIRTVVVCSPRDYRQRIIETVLNTSRTFGMMSDETRNFILLDTDFYLQSLNESNIIRNRYFNADSQLLAFRYLDEVKDLKSPTQAIANDVSRLIVEAKKRYMEAVGKVAKIDGKMFLESMKEVSFMGSTGRIQFNASSGERVNFTLHLYRHGGGQDIITRIGEWSPGNDPESRYLRLNASEPQTKKSKSLFDGVQRVAMVLEAPFVMLKNEKQLTGNNRYEGFTIDLLKVLSEKSGFEYEIYIVDKYGSPTGDGKWNGMVGEVLSGNATFGMGAISITSEREKDVDFTLGVMTTGVNLLISKPKIMDSIFQFMEPFSLNLWMAIVGASVGVSILYFVLDYPSEERKFSARETWWFSVGTLLMRGTDFAPRPSSQRILTAGFLFFVLITVSSYTANMAAFLTTNNLEKQIQSLEELVERSDFQCGTVKDSATMNFFKTSSKPIYRKVWSKMSEGGLVSGSKEGRERVRAGGYAFIFDYMINSYSELTSCETKMVGTPFRLQEHGIAMKQGASIKSILNINLLKIKESPIMTQLQTKWWENKRKCDFIESQPTVEFGIKHMAGVFIVGAGGLVCAILFFLSKKWFVAVRTKEKSAESDTGLEETLYTTDKTMSKEDIANAVKV, via the exons GTGTCCTGAATCGCCATGAGTCTGAAGGTGACGTCACGGACACACTCAGAAACGATCTGGCCAAGGCCACGGATCTGAATATTTCCGCCATCGAAAAGTGCTTCAAATTTAACAAACAGATTGACATCAAGGTTCTATCTGACCTACAAATAAAGACACTGGGCTGGACAAATATAGAGGAAGCCATTAAAACAG CAATGGAAAATCAGGGCGATGCCAATAAAGACCTTAACGTCATCATAGGGCCTTTCTACGTCAATGTCGCCATGATAGCAGAGAGAATGGGAATACCTTACATCATCACCGACTACAAAGGATTTGATTGGATTGACGTAAACCGCGTGAGAAACCACGTGACTTGGAAGACCATGCTAGACTTGAAGCCTCCTTCCCACCAAGTTAACATGGCGGTGGTGGATATGATGAAGGCCTACGGTTGGAACTTAGCAATTGTGGTCAAGCCGGACGACCAGACATCAGACCAAG AATGCAACGATATGCTGGCTCAGATGATGAAAAGGGAGATCTCGCCGATCGCCTACTCTCTGGACGTCACTTCTCGCGAGAAAATGGAGGAGCAGACGTCAGAGCTCTTGCGAACGGCTCAATTGTTGAACATCAGGACTGTTGTCGTCTGTAGCCCGAGAGACTACCGTCAACGCATCATAGAAACCGTTCTGAACACG tcgAGAACGTTTGGCATGATGAGCGATGAAACTAGGAATTTTATTCTACTTGATACG GATTTTTACTTACAAAGTTTGAATGAGAGCAACATTATCCGCAATAGATACTTTAATGCCGACAGTCAGCTGCTAGCCTTTAGATATCTTGATGAGGTAAAAGACTTAAAATCGCCAACACAGGCCATAGCTAATGACGTTTCCCGCCTTATTGTCGAAGCCAAGAAGAGGTACATGGAGGCGGTGGGAAAAGTAGCCAAAATTGATGGCAAGATGTTTCTGGAGAGTATGAAGGAG GTGTCTTTCATGGGATCCACAGGAAGAATTCAGTTCAATGCCAGCTCCGGGGAACGTGTGAACTTTACCCTCCACTTGTATCGGCATGGCGGAGGACAGGACATCATCACCAGG ATCGGGGAATGGTCCCCCGGCAATGACCCAGAGTCGAGGTACCTACGCTTGAATGCGTCAGAGCCCCAGACAAAGAAGTCCAAGAGTCTGTTTGACGGGGTACAGAGGGTGGCTATGGTATTG GAAGCGCCGTTTGTTATGCTTAAAAATGAGAAGCAGCTAACGGGAAACAACCGCTACGAAGGCTTCACCATTGACTTGCTGAAGGTACTGTCCGAAAAATCCGGGTTCGAATACGAGATTTACATCGTGGACAAATACGGGTCTCCGACGGGAGACGGAAAATGGAATGGCATGGTGGGAGAGGTGCTAAGCGGG AATGCCACGTTTGGTATGGGGGCGATCTCCATTACGTCTGAGAGAGAAAAGGACGTGGACTTCACGCTCGGCGTCATGACAACGGGGGTCAACCTCCTCATATCGAAACCCAAAATAATGGACTCCATCTTTCAGTTCATGGAGCCATTCTCGCTGAACCTGTGGATGGCGATTGTTGGAGCGTCTGTTGGAGTCTCCATCTTATACTTCGTCCTTGATTACCCCAGCGAGGAACGGAAGTTCTCTGCCAGGGAAACCTGGTGGTTCTCGGTCGGTACGCTCTTAATGCGTGGGACTGACTTCGCACCCCGACCTTCCTCTCAGAGGATCCTGACCGCTGGATTCCTGTTCTTTGTTTTGATCACAGTGTCTTCATACACGGCCAACATGGCCGCCTTCCTGACGACTAATAATCTGGAGAAACAGATCCAGTCGCTGGAGGAGCTGGTGGAGAGGTCGGACTTCCAGTGTGGAACGGTCAAAGACTCGGCCACCATGAACTTCTTCAAGACCAGCTCCAAGCCAATCTATCGGAAAGTGTGGTCAAAGATGAGTGAAGGGGGGCTAGTGAGTGGTTCAAAGGAGGGACGCGAGAGGGTCAGAGCGGGGGGCTACGCCTTTATTTTTGATTACATGATTAACTCGTACTCAGAACTGACTTCGTGTGAAACTAAAATGGTTGGGACTCCGTTTCGACTTCAGGAGCACGGCATTGCGATGAAGCAGGGGGCGTCAATCAAATCCATCCTTAATATTAACCTGCTCAAGATCAAGGAGTCGCCTATCATGACACAACTTCAAACTAA GTGGTGGGAAAACAAGCGGAAGTGTGACTTCATAGAAAGCCAGCCCACCGTGGAGTTCGGGATCAAACACATGGCGGGCGTGTTTATCGTGGGGGCGGGCGGGCTGGTTTGTGCCATTCTTTTCTTCCTCTCCAAGAAATGGTTCGTGGCGGTCAGGACCAAGGAAAAGAGCGCCGAGTCAGATACAGGATTGGAGGAGACCTTGTATACTACGGACAAGACAATGAGCAAGGAAGACATAGCCAACGCCGTCAAAGTCTAG